Genomic DNA from Mus musculus strain C57BL/6J chromosome 11, GRCm38.p6 C57BL/6J:
ACCACACCCTGGCAGGCCAAAGTACATTTCCATACCCATGCTCAGGTCAGGCCAGGCAGACCTACCTCCTCCTGTCAGCCCTACCTTCCTCCAATCATGGCAGGAAGTCATCGTCAGCATAGCATGGTGGGGAGGCAGACATGCCACCCAAGTCTATTGCCAGCATGTGCCTAACTGGCCACATGACTGACAGCATTTCATTTCCTTGGACCTGATTCCTCATTTGCTCCTTAAACAATTTCCCCACTGTAGCTGTTCATTACACACACAGGGCTTTAACCTGGTAGTCAGACCAGAGCAAAGGGCCCCATTCCCACCCTGAACTGTATTCAGGAGTCAGAGCCTAGAAGGGAGTGAGAAGCCTTGAACTTCAGTCTGCTGTCACATGGCACACCTAAGCCTGTGTAGCAATAAATAACCCTGCCGATATTACAGGGCCGGTAACAGAACATACTATCTTACTGCACAGACCTGTGTTGAGGCACTAGGACACTATTTGGCTGGACTCTGATATAGAACGTGAGAGGGAACACTGATCTGTCATGAAGGAGCCTGAACAGGGTATCAGGGAGACGATGGCAGGTAAGTCTGGATCATGTCCCAAAAACAGTCCTCAAGGGGAACGGTGGCAAAGGGTAGTGGGGGAAGGTGGTGACTACTGCTGTAGGCAGTGGGCCAGTCATGAACAGAGGAACTGGGCCAAGGGCTCTGTCCCAGGACCAGCTAAACAAATGCAAGCAGCAGCAGGCAGTATCTGGCACTCACTGGTGCCAAGGGGGCCTCCAGAGcactcctttttcttcttgtcaCCATGTGAATGAactaggccttttttttttttttttttttttttttggttccagGTTCAGAGCAATCACATACCTTACTCAAGGTGTAGAACTCGGTGTCAAAGGATGCATTCAGACCCCAATTTGTTGCCACCCAGTTAGGTTTGGGAAAGTTCCTCAAAGAGTTAGCAGAACCTCACAAACCCACTGCTCCACTTTACAAACGTGTGAGACGCTACTTAGGAGAGACCAGCCTCTGGGCACAGGGCTGAGTCATTCCATGGCAGAGGTTGGAAGGGCAAAGACGACCTCACAATCCCTGAGTGAGGAATGGGACAGTTCTGCTGAGTGAGAAGGGGGCTGTGCTGCGCAGGGCTGTCTCCCCACCTGGAGCATGTGACACTGCAGTACAAGCAGGGTTTGCATTTGGAGAGACCCAAAGCCATTGCTGTCTTGAAATTATTCATTTCAACTTCTACCCTGGCAAATGCTGTCACCTCAGTGGGTACCACAGTAACTCTCTCCTCACTGTCACCTGCCTCTTCTGCCCTGCAAAAGCTCACTCAACTCTAAAGACTCATTCATCTCCTTGGAGTTTTGTTGTTACtcgtgttgggaatcaaacccagggccctaGGCATGACGGAACCTCAGCCCTACAAGgtgtttttagttttggtttgttttgttttaaattgcgtgtgagtacactgttgctgttttcagttatggttgtgagttaccatgtggttgctgggaattgaactcgggacttttagaagagcagtcagtgctcttaatggctctctctccagcccaccctACAAGGTTTTAAAGGAAGCTTTTCTCTGCCtatgggtttctctgtataactggACCTTTCTACTACGTAGCTTCACTAGAGACCTGGAAACAAAATAgtgcatacaaaaaaaaaaaaataccaatagAAACATAAGAGCATAGATTACAAATATTCCTTTCCCAGACTAGGCACCACTTTATAGACTTGGCTTCCTTTCATGATttggtaattaagaaaaaaaatcactcatagTTAAAACCAGGGTCCAAGGGATGGCCAGTTGCCACATAAGCCCAAGACCCAAATCCAATCCTCAGAGCCTACTTAAAAGGTTTCACACAGGAACCACAGCATGCCCCACCCGGAAATAAACCTTTATTATTATAAGATTAAGACTAGTCCTTTTCCTGGTCTACCCATGAAGGGAGAATAGGCTTgggtggggggagaaggaagCAGACCCAGGCAAGCACTGGAACTACCACTTTCTCAGACCATCTCTTTCCTAACTCTCCCAGGTCAAAGTCAACACGGCATGAACCCACACTTGCCGACTGAGCCACACAACAGCACAACAGACAGCGCCGGTCTAGGTAAGGCCTAGGCTCTTGGACCATGTTGTCAAACTGCTCACCACATGGCTCCGCATCTCTCTAGTCCATACAGTCCTTGAGAGAGTAAACTGTCAAGACTCACATTCAGTGCCATAGTTGCACAAATCACTAGCTCTCAAGGGATGCTGCAAGAATCACACTAAGTGATTGGCACCTGGCCCAATAAATATTTCATAGTAACTTTCCAACGGCCAAATATCCCAACTGCTACACTGTCTTAAAATATCCACTGTGTGCTTTCCTTTCATATGTATGGGTGATTTTCTGCATGTacgtatgtgcaccatgtgtggctggtaccctcagaggccagtggatccctgtaactggagttacagatagttattagctatcatgtgggtgctgggaatggaacccaggttctctggaggagcagctagtgctcttaaccactgaggcatctatcTCTCCAATCCTCCATTATGTATTTTAAATCTCTAAGAGCTAAAAATATCACTCAGAGTATACTTGCTGTACATGTATTTAGTCCCCAGTCCAGACACAGGAAGATGCCAGGTGTGGCATGCATGCCTGTCATTCcaaggctgaggtaggagagtCCAGAGTTCAAGGTCTATTTGGGCTGTATAGTGAGACCTGCTTTTAAAgacaaatgggggctggagagatggctcagaaagcTGGGTGCTTACAGCTCTTCCAGGAGTCCAGTTTGGTTCTCATCTGGCAGGTCACAACTGACTCTAACTCCAGTCCAGAAGATCGAACACTTTTTGGCCacaggtacctgcacacacacacatggcattcaaAGACATATGTCTTTTCCaaataactaaacaaaaacaCACCTTGGAAAGACTGGCTGGCATCAAACTGCAATCAAATCTATTAGTAGTTGGCCAGGTGGGCACAAACTACGGTCAGCGCAGCATATCTGCAAAAACTTCAAGTCTACTTAtggttcaattcttagcatcaTCTTTGCTCTAATAACTGATGTTAACAATCTTTAAAATGGGTATTTTATCTCTTAAAAAAACTATGTTGAATTTATGGGTGACCAGAGCTGGTGCTTAAAGTGAGAATTCAGGATTCCAGAGAAAATGACTTCATTGAAATTGAGCTGCCCAGACAAGAGTTAAGTTACCACAACCTACTCCAGGTGAGCTGCTCTCAACTGGGGATCCCCCCAGAACAAGTGGAGAAGATGAGGAAGCTGCCAAACACACTGCTCCGGAAGGTAGGTCACATACCACCGAAGGCACCATTCTGGTGGGTGAAGTGACACAAAGCCAATCATTCAGTTTTTATGTTCCAAGTGAAGTTTAAGATGCTAGAACCTACAGGAGAGCCATGAAGTAACTGGGACACTTTCAACCAGCCGTTTTTCTACTCATGTTACAAGCCTGCTTGAGCGGCAAGTGATCTGCAACTTAAAGGCTTTTATTTTTAGCTGGGCCAATCTCTGGCTAATAAAGACAATATTGTCCTCAGACTAGAACATGGTCTGCACTTACTGCCTAGCAATCCACAGAAATGTTTCTTTGAACTTTATTTAAAGacttacttatttaatgtatatgagcacagtattgctctcttcagacacacaccagaagagggcatcggattccattacagatggttgtgagccatcatgtggttgctgggaattgaactcaggacctctggaaaagcagacagtgctcctaacagctgagccatctctctaacccttcTTTGAATTTTTCTCCCCAGGAAGAAAATGTAGATCTCAAGTTATAATATCAGGTTTCATGCTTTAAGATTTTTTCCCCCAagctggccagtggtggcacacacctttagtaatcccagcacttgggaggtgagtAGATCTGTGGTCTTATAGtctaagttccaggacaaaaaCCTTCTGAAATGCCCTTGGCCTTTTTATTGATGCCTCAGTCCTTAATGATAGAACCTTTGTAAATTATCATTAAGTCACAAGATGATCACACTTTCCAGACAGTGTTAGTATCAGGCTGGGCATGTCGGCTCACACCTTGATGACCCTAGTACTTGGGAGAAGCAGAGGTAGACACCTTTGAATGCCAggcagagactgtctcaaaaaaacaattcAACTGCTGACATCCCCAGGGAGAGACAAAAGCCAATCTGAAGCAGCTCTCAGTAATAGTTTGCCTTACTTCAGTGACTTACATAGTGTTCTTAAATCCCTCAATCTTTCCCATCATGTAGGACAAAGACATTCAAAGACTCCAGGACTTTCAGGAGATAGAACTCCTCTTGGTGAAGAGTGGAAACCCTGACTGGACTCAGCACACAGCATTACCTCGGACAGAGACACCATGCTACAATAGTAATGCTGCCAAAATGACTTACTAGCTCCAGAAGGGTCTGCAGTAATTTTGTCAATAATGAGGCTAGGCCCACGTGACAATCTGGCTAACCACAATGAACTTTGGAAAAAATGTCATCTGCAACTTCTTAGTAGGAACTGTTTCACAAGCTCATGGCACCCATGGGGCCAAGTTTATTCTGAAGTGCTGAAGCCCAATACTGACATCTGACTGAGTTACATGCACGGATGCACGCCCAGCTTCATTTACCTATCCATTGGAGTGACTTATGATCTGAGTAAATTAACTTCTCCAGCCCGAGACAATCTGTGACAACAGCTCCCATCACTGTAGTCGGTGGCAGCTTCCCTAGCTTCACTCCGAGGCTGGCAGTCATCATACCCAAGCTGCTCTCAAGCCCACTTGTGGTGGCTATTAAGTAACTCACTTCATAAGCACTCAGCGGTAACCCGCCTACGTTCCCTCACCATTCCTCTTTGCACAGCCACTGCTCCTTGACTAGCGTCACCTCTGATCCTTATGAATTTAGTTAAAACACCAGGGCTCCTCATAGACCATTTGCATTCCTAGCAGCTGAGATTAGAGGGAAGGTAAGGACACACAGTAGGCATTACCCATACCCAACAACTGTTAGAAGGCTATTTAAAACCATGCTGGCTAGCTCCAGTGGCTCAGCAACAGCTAACTGTGACTGGGCAGGATGGATCCTCAGTGACAACTCCCTTGTGTTTCACTTTCAATAGGAAAATttaggcaggagctcaaggctgCTTAGGTTAATAGCTAAAAATCATTATTTGTAAAATGTTGTTTTCAATTAGtcaattttaattgaaaaacaaCTTAGTCAGGAGGCAAATGTTATCCTCTATCCTAATGGCAGAACCTAGTAGGTGACATCCAGTGCCTAGTTCCAGTGCAAACAGTAATCCTTTCATAAAGCTAAGGACCAAGTTCTTACCTGCTCTAGTAATAAGCATACTCCACTCAAAAACAGAACAGGGACAGGGAAGGGAGGCTGGGGCATGGGGATCTATTAGCCCCAAGAGCACAGACTTTGTGTAGTAGAGGGGATGACCCCAAACCTCCCacatgctggcattacaggtgcaCAGACCCTTTTCTGTATGTCCTAAAACCTGGGGGTTCTAGAGGATGCACAATTAGGTTTACTTTATATCTTAAATGTATATGAAGTCCCTGCATAGGGAGCAAGTCCATTAAATAACTCTTAGGTGGAATGAACCAGGCAGCAGAATGAACGTTAGACTAAGATGCCCGGAACCTAGCTGGGTTAGAAGAATGTCAGCACTCTCACTCCTAACTGCTCACAACTTCCCTTGGCACTGCCAGCTACTGACAGATGTCCTGTCCAGCTCACGGCTGCAGTGCTGCACTGAGAAGAGGGCAGCAGGCAATGGGGGAGGGAGTTACACATTTTCTCTTTACTGACCAACCCCAGTATCAAGACCTGCGCCTACATGCACACTGAGCTCACAGCTGTCCCCAGCTCACCTTGAAGTCTCACTGAGCAGGGCGTGGGGGAAAGGACTATAGGAATGAATGCTTGCCTATGTAAACCCCACACCTCTGCTGGTGCTTTTCAAGTCCTAATCATTTTTTCGTAAAGAGTAAATGTTCTTGTTAACCTTCCTTGGAAGGCTGCTTACGAGTACCCATTCCCTAGCTGCCATTTAACAAAAGATACCACATGTGTACGCCTTGTCTGTAGTGTTCAGGATTCTATATCTGGCCAAGTATGGTAGTGTACTCATAACCCAAGAATTGATGGAAAGATTCCCTAGGTCCAGACTAGGCTGGGCTATATATAGTGAGACCATCgagaataaaaggagaaagtgtatttttaaaatctgtatgtATTGAGGTTAGCTAGCATGTTTATCAGTCACTACCTACACCAAGTCCTTTtcccacttaaaaaaaatttttttattaagaaatagcatatacacaaaagcacacaaacatacagttcaaaaagaaaaaagcccatCGAGTTAGAGAAAACGCGGTGGCCATTACTCTGAAACCCACCCTGCCCTCCAAGGTCATTCTCAAGCAGCCGCTAAGAGTGATCTGTATGCcgactgtctgtctctctgtcatttACCGTGTACTCTTAACAGCCTGTTTTGACCTTTACCAAAGGGAAGCATAATGGAAAACTCCTTCTGTGGCTTGATTTCTGGGGACATTATTAAGTCGTGGTCATCCAGGTCACATGTGGAGCTGAAGTTCATCTTCACGCCTGTGGAATTCCACGGTGGGGATGGGTCACGCTAGTTATCCACACAAATGCTGGTGGGATCCGCCCAGGGTTTTGCTGGTTTGGGTTTTCTCTTCTTCATTACACAAGATGACATTAAGATATTTGTTCATCCTTCTCCTGGCAGCATGTAAGAGTTTTTCGAGTATGTACCTAGGGCTGACACTTAACTGTGCTGAACCGTTTCCAAAGTTGCCCCTAAACAAACCTGTTGACAGATAACTGATCTACTTGAGATGGCCGAGGGAAAGAAATAGATCAACTGTGAAACTCGGGAAATGCATGTTAATAGAAAATCCATCATTCTGACACATGAAAATGCCATTTACCCTGTTTCAGCTTACttgaaatgtactttttaaaagcaaCACTTTCAACTTCAAAGCACTGTGTCCTCTATCTCAAGATAAATGTTTCCAAATATGGTAACTGAAAATGGCAAATTCAGGACATATATGATGGACACcatcatatataaagaaatctaTATTCCCACCATATATAAAAAGACATTTTATATCCCCACCTCCCACTTCCTGCCCCCTTCCCTGGTACTTGGAAGAAAGAATAGGCAACATCAGGATCTTGATCCTGGATCTAGCAAGGAGCAGACAATCAGTGGTAAGGGAAGACAGATACGGAGTATTTCGCTGTTGCTTTTAAACCAAGAACAAGCATTACAATTGCAGTTATCAAACAAGTTAAAATGCATAGCCATCTAAGGAGGGTTCTTTAACAAGCAAATAGAAACCAATCAGAACGAAGGTTGCAAGCCAACCCTGAGTGAAGTGTCACCCCACAGAAGGTTTCATGCATGTAGATGGAATCTACAGCATACCCAAACCACATCAACTGCATCTATCAGCACCTAGAGAGTCAAATCTTCCGATTGTATAGCCCCAAAATCTTTAATTTGGTGGCTCAGCTCCaagggtatgtatgtatgtatgtatgtatgtatgtatgtatgtaatcctGCCCGCAATCAAGGTGAGAACTGTTGTAGAAGAATTTACCTGAACAGAATACCTCAAACAATTTAACAGCTCATGATTACCGAGGTACACAAGTGGTTTCAAATCCAACTGAAGTGTAGCTGGAGTCTGCTGCAGAGGCTGTCTACACTCTACAGGAGAGGCCTGAGAGTAGGCTCCAGTTCTCCACTCTCAAGAGCTACAAAGTAAAGAGCTATCAGTCTGAGATCTCCCGAGTAAAAGCTCACATTTTACAAAGGGAGCCTCTTCTTTCAGAGACACAAGTTACATGGCATAACTGAGACTTTCTTGAGAATACATTAAGAgtagacatgcatacacacaatgcacacatatacacctgtGCAAGACCCCTCCCCATACACACTGAAAACATGCACACTCATGGAACTAGCTATAGCTATGAGTATTACTGGAGATAGGTTAACAGAGATTGATTATATTGTTATACTTTTCATGTGGTAAAAAGTTccaaaaaggcatttttaaaaagatcaacTAACTGCTTGCCCTGATTTCAAAATTAAGACTGGCTTTCCAAAAAGACATGACACagacaattctctctctctctctctctctctcacacacacacacacacacacacacaaacactatttGGTCTACAAAATAGAAATGCATTTCTTACAGTAAGTTTCCTAGCCTCTATACTGGACACCTTAAAGAGCAAACTCTCTCAAATCCTTTATCTGCATCTAAGTGTCCAGAAGATGCCTTTTCACAGGAGCCCAACTTGCTGTCCTTCATTTATATTCACTGTTGAGTCTAGACGAGGCAGAAGAAAGCAATCTGGCATTTTAGTACTTGAGCACATTTCTTACGTTTCATTCTTAATACAACAATGTCATCGAGCAAGCAAGCCAACAAGAGTTGGATAACCTGGTGTGTGCCAGACTGCTGCTGTCAATTAACTTCATCTTCACTCGTCTCTCACACCTCAGAGACAGCCTCCCCACCTACAGCTGCATCTCTAGATAAGCCGGGGAAGCCAGAAGGGCTCTGTCCCGATTAACATGTTCTCATACAGTGCTTCTAAAAGTGATGGCTTCATGATTCGTCCTAGTTTAATAGAGAGTATTTTACTTAATAAATTCTGCGATGACCCCTAACACATACTAGAAGGAGCACAGCAGCACTACAGTtagaaaagacagagaagagaccCAGTCTCTGTGCCCTAATATTGATCGACACGAGGCCATTTCCTAGATAAGCCACTTGTTCAGTTTCTTCACCTATAAACTGATGGCAGTATTGAAAACCTAAGTCACAGGAACTGCTATGATAGATATGTAACCACCTGTGGTTGGGGTGGTACTTTATACAGTCGATGGGGCTAGATACAAACATGCTGCTACTTCCAGTTGAAATACCTGCCTTATTACTTCTCAAATATCTTTGTTATATGTactacacactacatacacagcaatatatacatttataaccAAACAAGACTGGGTTAAAAGAAATTACTAGTATAGGATTTAAAGGAAAGGAACAGCTGGAAGTTTCTGAATGTCTGCCTAAATCCTTTTCATAGGTTACCAGAGGAAGACACTGTGAGGTTATTTAGAACCTTTTACTACTAAAGAAACCTCATGGGTGTAAAAATATATTGCAGTTCACTATGCACCTTTGCTATTGAAAGCAAATCCAAATTTATTCATAACCAGCCAAGATTGAAGCACCATTAAAACATCAAACAGGAAATTGTATAAAAAAATTAACCTTCAACAGGACAGGTTAGGAAAAGTTCACTGCGCCTGCATTACTAGTATGCCTCATATTTAAAACAAGAGAGTAGTTGGAGTCGTCACTTTATTGGAAGAGAGCAGCACTGAGCCTTTCAATGACACAGACAATCAACTCTGCAACAGGAAGTCAGAGATACTTTATTTTCACTTCTAAATCCAAAGGCTAAGGAGAGCACAAGTGTAAAACGGAGCCCCAGTCTGCTCCACATGAGCACTAACGTGGAATCCTGGCTTCAAAGTCCAAGACTGAAAACTTGCAAGTAAACACTGAGCAAGCCACATGTTTAGGTAATATTTCTTAAAAagtcttaaagaaaaaatatgataCAGGACCTAAGTTTTCAAAGTGGCATATGTGCTATTAACACATGTTCTGAAATCTGGTAGGTCACAACAGTcctgaattaatttttaataataataataaaaaaaccaaataactaaCTGAGCTTTATACTTTTTCTATGCCACTATAGCTTTCTTTCACCTCATTTTAATGTTGATCTTCACTTTATTCCGTTTTCAGTATTCTTCAAAAACTCTTCAACAGTAGTCCTACAATGCAAAATTTGGGGAAAATTGATAATTAGACAGCATATAAAAGGTAAACTTTTATGACTAAGTGTTGGCCCAGTCGCTAACTGCTAACCATGACACGTGTATATAAAATGTactgtttttacatcaaggcatCAATCAATCAGTGTGGTGCTTAGagccatgtgcctgtgtgtgctgccTATGAGTGAATGGTTCACACAGACAGAACTacactgcttttctaaaacaggAATGCCACCAATAAATCAACTAATTGGTACTTCCTTTCATTAGGAATATTTCATCCCACACCACTAGCCCGAAGATTGAACAGTTAGAGGTTTTAAGAATATCTATAAAACCTAGCTTGAAACAGTTCTTTAAGAACCCAACCTCATCTGATAGTCAATCAGTTCTTTGTGTCACTGATCCAAGTGTCTGTCCTGGCTAGATGCTGTTGCTTTCGATGTCTCAGCCAGTGATTATTCCTCTATACTATGGCTGACTGCAAATTCTCCTAcacagtaggaaacattaaacacaTACCTCTTAAAGACTTGAGAATTGCACTGAATGTAACAAGGCGGGTAATATGAagtgtttattgtatttaaaattctttaaagataTCTAATTCTGGGCACCACTGCATCCCTACACACAgttgaaaaaaaattccattctGTTAACATAGGCTTTGTAAGATTTCACGCAATACACAAAAAACCCCTCTGTGCTTCTTGTAAAGAACAAAAAGGATACACAACAGTTAAGCGTAAAGGTCACAGGCAATAGCATTCAAACACGGATGTGGGTAGAGAAAGGAGTACCTGGCATGAATACCTGCTTAGTTTGACTGAATCCTTGATTTCTAATTTGGCTTTTCATGGGCCGCTCACAACACCAACGCTGTGTGAGGTATGGTAGTCAGCTGCAATAATTCATAAACCCTACACTTCCATCAATCCAATGCTACTGGCTCTCGAGTTACAGAACAAACTGCATTAGAATGCAAGGCAATAAAGCAAAAAACTAGAAACATCCTGGACAAATAAATACTAGCAGTTTAATTAAAACAAAGTAGTCCAACATGTGCCTCAGAAATAGTTAAGTTTTAAAGCATATGTTTCTGCCAATGTACCAACACAAGATGGACTtaataccaaaaagaaaaaaaaaacagttcaacctttttattaaaaaaaaaaagaaaaagaaaaagaaatgacagcAAAATCCCTAAAAAAAGGATAATTAACTTTTCAATGGCGACTATATTACATACGTGGACAGTAATTTCCAAAGAGGCACACTAATGGGGGCACGAAGTCTGCTACAAAATAGCTGAGACAAAACAATGTACCTCAAAATGTTTTGCAGGACTACACTGTCTTTTCCTTCAGAAGAGGCTTTTGTATGTCTTCTTACTCGGCTTAGCTCCATCTTCATCTGTGCATACTTACGCTGCACTGTCAAACAGTAACAAAAAGCCCTAATCAAAGTGAGAAACAATACACTTACCTCTGTCTGATCTGAGGTCTTATCAGATCAGTTTTAATTGGACTGAGTGTCACCTTCAGATTTAATGTCTTCACTGGTCCCATTGACCTCATTCTTAGTGTCACTTTCCTTCGATTCAGGGTTTGTGTCTTCACTCTGCTTTTCTCGACTACTGGACTTCACACTACTCTTTTTATCATCAGATCCCTTCTTTTCTGCCATAAAAGAAGACATTGACCATGGAATTTACAGTGAAACACAACAAATCTACTACTATTTAAAACAGGAAACATTGAGAGCAAAGAACCATTTCCCACGGCTGTGAGACAGTCTGCAGAGCTCAGTGCTGTCAGCTGTAGATTACAGAGGGAAAGGGCAAGAAgaccaaaaagaaacagaaaattctctCAAACCTGCTAGAGTCACCCTATAATTGACAACTTCAGTAAATTTCATTCTAGATAAAGACCATCCAAAGGCaacaagaaagacaaaagacaaatacACAAAACGGTTAACATGGGTTAATTAAGTTGCAAGGCAAAATGGCACCCagaaatttaacatttaaatgacacgtttattaaaagaaaacttatacatatttaaatatccAAGAGGGGGCACACCTAGTAAGAAAATGAGATCttcaaaaaaatctaaaaacccAAATTTGTGTTTTCTGTAATGAAATCTAAGAGGTTTTTTTcctaaaggaaaaaattaaagctgagtttggaggaaaaaaaaggcaGCAGTTTCCAGCTTTCCCTAGAGTTGCATTAGAAAGGTGAAAAAGCCCATGTGAAGGAAAAGTGTCGTCTGCCTTCCAGCTGTACATTACATGTACCTCTACAAAAGGATTCTGCAAAACTATTAAACACACCTTTCCATAAAAGCTATTTTCCCCTTAAAACTAAGAACAAT
This window encodes:
- the Gm21885 gene encoding ANKRD40 C-terminal like protein is translated as MKEPEQGIRETMAGQSQHGMNPHLPTEPHNSTTDSAGLELVLKVRIQDSRENDFIEIELPRQELSYHNLLQVSCSQLGIPPEQVEKMRKLPNTLLRKDKDIQRLQDFQEIELLLVKSGNPDWTQHTALPRTETPCYNSNAAKMTY